From Aquificota bacterium, one genomic window encodes:
- a CDS encoding DUF1232 domain-containing protein produces the protein MEEKLRKYYRDIGIKELRRLLEEKLNRIPPTMEYVRNLILDAKMLMRILSDEEFDLKEEAKRDFISALLYLIEDRDSIPDKIPLIGYWDDYKLLKYVKNKHKEEINRYFSQVKHFIANYF, from the coding sequence ATGGAGGAGAAGCTCAGAAAGTACTACAGGGATATTGGCATAAAGGAATTAAGGAGGCTTTTGGAGGAGAAGCTAAACCGTATTCCACCCACCATGGAGTATGTGAGGAACCTTATCCTTGATGCCAAGATGCTTATGAGGATACTCTCCGATGAGGAGTTTGACCTAAAGGAAGAGGCCAAAAGGGACTTCATATCTGCCCTCCTCTACCTTATAGAGGATAGGGACTCCATACCGGACAAAATACCACTTATCGGCTATTGGGATGACTACAAATTGCTAAAATATGTGAAGAATAAGCATAAGGAAGAGATAAACAGGTACTTTTCACAGGTAAAGCACTTTATAGCCAATTACTTCTAA
- a CDS encoding L-aspartate oxidase — MLYFLDFDTSKLPTEKAHIVVCGSGIAGLTVAIVLKELGLEPIILTRGIGNTYYSQGGIACALHPKDSPYLHMLDTLRAGRGLCKEESLRILVDEGIQRLMDLKRWGVEFDEETTIEGGHSFPRVYKVKDYTGRAIYEALWRRVKELNIRVLMGELQEILGEDRVEGLIYNDGELKLIRTPVLVLATGGAASMFLHTSNPVKVRGDALGIALRKGLSLMNPEFVQFHPTVVKNTSILISEAVRGEGAVLIDQKGERFVDELKPRDEVARAIYKKIKEGQEVFIDLRGLIHKGVKLSERFPTIYTMLREKGYDPERQPIPITPASHYFIGGIEVDNYGRTTLPGLYAVGECACTGVHGANRLASNSLLEGVVFGYRTAYKVCSDIGFLKFKESHFENRREGKMDPPYGFKDLRRLMWENCGLEREEEGLKEAISRLQSWLESWKEWRPTVENRELFDISLVALATLTCALRRRESRGVHYRVDYPHEREEFRRDSFYSLEP; from the coding sequence ATGCTGTATTTTCTTGACTTTGATACTTCAAAGCTTCCCACAGAAAAAGCCCATATAGTTGTATGCGGTAGCGGTATAGCCGGCTTAACTGTGGCCATAGTCTTAAAGGAGCTTGGCCTTGAACCCATCATTTTGACAAGGGGCATTGGGAACACCTATTATTCTCAAGGTGGGATAGCCTGCGCCCTTCATCCAAAGGACAGTCCCTACCTTCATATGTTGGATACACTTAGGGCAGGAAGGGGTCTGTGTAAAGAAGAAAGTCTTAGGATTTTGGTGGATGAAGGCATTCAAAGGCTTATGGATTTAAAAAGGTGGGGTGTGGAGTTTGACGAGGAGACCACCATAGAAGGGGGCCATTCCTTTCCAAGGGTTTATAAGGTAAAGGACTACACGGGCAGGGCTATATACGAAGCCCTTTGGAGGAGGGTAAAGGAACTAAATATAAGGGTTTTGATGGGAGAGCTTCAAGAGATTCTGGGAGAAGATAGGGTTGAAGGGCTAATATACAACGATGGAGAGTTAAAGCTCATAAGAACTCCAGTCCTTGTGCTTGCCACAGGTGGTGCAGCAAGCATGTTTTTACATACTTCCAACCCAGTGAAGGTAAGGGGGGATGCCCTTGGAATAGCCTTGAGGAAGGGATTAAGCTTGATGAACCCAGAGTTTGTGCAGTTCCACCCCACGGTGGTAAAGAACACAAGCATACTCATATCGGAGGCCGTAAGGGGTGAGGGTGCAGTGCTTATAGACCAAAAGGGTGAGAGGTTTGTGGATGAGCTAAAGCCAAGGGACGAGGTGGCAAGGGCCATATACAAAAAGATAAAGGAAGGACAAGAGGTATTCATAGACCTAAGAGGACTTATCCATAAGGGTGTAAAGCTCTCAGAGAGGTTTCCCACCATATACACCATGCTAAGGGAAAAAGGCTACGACCCAGAAAGACAGCCCATACCCATCACACCAGCTTCCCATTACTTTATCGGTGGCATAGAGGTAGATAACTATGGAAGGACCACCTTACCAGGCCTTTATGCGGTTGGAGAATGTGCCTGCACTGGCGTGCATGGTGCCAACAGGCTTGCCTCCAACTCCCTTTTGGAGGGTGTGGTCTTTGGTTATAGGACTGCCTATAAGGTATGTAGTGATATAGGCTTTTTGAAGTTTAAAGAAAGCCACTTTGAGAATAGAAGGGAAGGAAAGATGGACCCACCTTACGGCTTTAAGGACCTAAGAAGGCTCATGTGGGAAAACTGTGGCCTTGAGAGGGAAGAAGAGGGGTTAAAAGAGGCCATAAGTAGGCTACAGAGCTGGCTTGAGAGCTGGAAGGAGTGGAGGCCTACGGTGGAGAATAGAGAACTTTTTGACATAAGCCTTGTGGCTTTGGCAACCCTTACCTGTGCTTTGCGGAGAAGGGAAAGCAGGGGAGTGCATTATAGGGTGGATTACCCTCACGAAAGAGAGGAGTTTAGAAGGGATAGTTTTTATAGTTTGGAGCCGTAG
- a CDS encoding YvcK family protein, whose protein sequence is MRLVAIGGGTGLSTLLRGLKEKVGKEIQDLSAIVTVADSGGSTGRLRKVYNLPAPGDIRNCIVALSESEDIIRELFQFRFKGGELEGHAFGNLFLVALTEITGSFMQAINIASQILRTKGEIIPATLESIQLCAKFSDGEKICGEEDITEYGKAKEAKIESIWIEPEDAKAPIDAIAKIESADVIVFGPGSLYTSIIPNLLIKDIKEAVLRSPALRIFIVNAMTQPGETDDFTAYDHIRVFKEITGIDRIDAAIVNTKMPSDQILRRYIKERQEPVIPDVAKIAKEGIEVYAEDLIGEKEDFVRHDSKRLADLIVEIYKKHAVFS, encoded by the coding sequence ATGAGGCTTGTAGCCATAGGAGGAGGAACAGGTCTTTCTACTCTCTTGAGGGGATTAAAGGAAAAGGTTGGAAAAGAAATACAGGACCTTTCTGCCATAGTTACCGTTGCAGACAGCGGAGGAAGCACTGGAAGGCTAAGAAAGGTGTATAACCTTCCAGCACCTGGAGATATAAGAAACTGCATAGTGGCCCTCTCGGAAAGCGAAGACATAATAAGGGAACTTTTCCAGTTTAGGTTTAAGGGGGGAGAACTTGAAGGGCACGCCTTTGGAAACCTTTTTCTTGTGGCACTTACAGAGATAACAGGGAGCTTTATGCAAGCCATAAACATAGCCTCTCAGATACTTAGAACAAAGGGCGAGATCATACCCGCAACCCTTGAAAGCATACAGCTTTGCGCAAAGTTCAGCGATGGAGAAAAGATATGTGGAGAAGAGGATATAACGGAATACGGTAAGGCAAAAGAGGCAAAGATTGAAAGCATATGGATAGAACCGGAGGATGCCAAGGCCCCCATTGATGCAATAGCCAAAATAGAATCGGCCGATGTGATAGTCTTTGGTCCGGGAAGTCTTTACACGAGCATTATACCAAACCTGCTTATAAAGGATATAAAGGAAGCAGTATTAAGGTCGCCAGCCCTTAGAATATTTATAGTCAATGCAATGACCCAACCGGGAGAAACAGATGACTTTACGGCCTATGACCATATTAGGGTTTTCAAAGAAATTACCGGCATAGATAGAATAGATGCAGCCATTGTAAACACAAAAATGCCATCGGACCAGATTTTAAGAAGGTATATAAAGGAAAGACAAGAGCCGGTTATACCCGATGTAGCCAAGATAGCAAAGGAGGGTATTGAAGTGTATGCAGAAGACCTAATAGGCGAAAAGGAAGACTTTGTAAGGCACGATTCCAAAAGGCTTGCAGACCTTATAGTAGAAATATACAAAAAGCATGCTGTATTTTCTTGA
- the rpmF gene encoding 50S ribosomal protein L32: MAVPKRKTSKWRRDQRRAQNFFSKLRAMSLATCPNCGELMMPHRACPYCGYYKGREVVKTS; encoded by the coding sequence ATGGCTGTTCCTAAGAGAAAGACTTCAAAGTGGAGAAGAGACCAAAGAAGGGCTCAAAACTTCTTTTCCAAACTACGTGCCATGTCCTTGGCCACTTGTCCAAACTGTGGCGAGCTTATGATGCCCCATAGGGCATGCCCTTACTGCGGATATTATAAGGGCAGGGAAGTTGTAAAAACTTCATGA
- a CDS encoding ABC transporter permease: MLWFLAYRTFQAFLTLIGVTFLSFLIIKLAPGDYLDQLRLNPQISPETIEALKRQYGLDQNFFVQYIKWLSSALAFDLGYSFQYHAPVSQLIGERIGNTLLLTLTSTILSWFIAVPLGLWAGLKEGKLPDKIIRLYSYAFMSFPSFFLAFIVLLLVSKTGHVPVGGVHSPNFHELSLFGKIVDLLAHMFVPVLTLTLVSSAGLIRLMRSAVIEIKNSPMVIMLKAKGVSQWVMIKHILKNAMNPFTTLIGYEIAGLLSGAALIEIIVGWPGLGTLMLDAVLSQDLFLVMGGLYIGTIMLLVGNLIADILLAIIDPRVREREIIR; encoded by the coding sequence ATGCTTTGGTTTTTGGCTTATAGGACCTTTCAGGCTTTTTTGACGCTTATAGGCGTTACCTTTTTGTCCTTCTTGATAATAAAGCTGGCGCCGGGAGACTACTTGGACCAGCTAAGGTTAAACCCACAGATTTCACCGGAGACCATAGAAGCATTAAAAAGACAGTATGGCTTGGACCAAAACTTTTTTGTGCAGTATATTAAATGGCTCTCTTCCGCTTTGGCCTTTGACCTTGGCTATAGCTTCCAGTACCATGCCCCCGTATCCCAGCTTATAGGAGAGAGGATAGGAAACACTCTTCTTCTCACTCTTACTTCAACCATACTCTCATGGTTCATTGCAGTTCCCTTGGGCCTTTGGGCGGGTCTAAAGGAGGGCAAGCTTCCAGACAAGATAATAAGGTTATACAGCTATGCTTTTATGTCTTTCCCTTCATTTTTCTTAGCTTTTATAGTTCTTCTTTTGGTCTCAAAAACGGGCCATGTGCCAGTGGGCGGTGTGCATAGCCCCAACTTCCATGAGCTAAGCCTTTTTGGCAAGATAGTAGACCTTTTGGCCCATATGTTTGTGCCAGTGCTAACTCTTACCCTTGTCTCTTCTGCAGGCCTTATAAGGCTCATGAGAAGTGCAGTCATAGAAATAAAAAACAGCCCTATGGTGATAATGCTCAAGGCCAAAGGCGTTTCCCAATGGGTTATGATAAAGCATATACTCAAAAACGCCATGAACCCCTTTACTACCCTCATCGGCTATGAGATAGCTGGCCTGCTTTCCGGTGCGGCCCTCATTGAGATAATAGTGGGCTGGCCAGGGCTTGGAACCCTTATGCTGGATGCTGTGCTATCCCAAGACCTTTTCCTTGTGATGGGTGGGCTATATATTGGTACTATAATGCTACTTGTGGGCAACCTGATTGCCGACATACTTTTGGCCATAATTGACCCGAGGGTAAGGGAGAGGGAGATAATAAGGTAG
- a CDS encoding DUF177 domain-containing protein, translating into MVKLNLKELFKTRKKFSQNYVFKPEDIKLPPDLGEIKEPISLYVEITKEKGAYKVYMEIEGYVVLECSRCLTLYHKDIGKKEVVRIEPYPTKDVIYLRPSDLEVSFYEDEEAFDLTNLLREQIILSIPTKPLCSPDCMTGFEVSLKEERPTLGDLLKKSNVL; encoded by the coding sequence ATGGTTAAATTAAACCTAAAGGAACTTTTTAAAACAAGAAAAAAGTTTTCTCAAAACTATGTTTTTAAACCGGAAGATATTAAACTACCTCCAGACTTAGGAGAAATAAAAGAACCCATATCTTTGTATGTGGAAATAACAAAAGAGAAGGGCGCCTATAAGGTTTATATGGAAATAGAGGGCTATGTGGTGCTTGAGTGTAGTAGGTGCCTTACCCTATACCATAAGGATATAGGTAAAAAAGAAGTGGTAAGGATAGAGCCATATCCCACAAAGGATGTTATATATCTAAGGCCTTCTGACTTGGAAGTCTCCTTCTATGAAGACGAAGAAGCTTTTGACCTGACTAATCTACTAAGAGAACAGATCATTTTAAGCATACCAACTAAGCCTCTATGCAGTCCAGACTGTATGACGGGCTTTGAAGTAAGCCTTAAGGAAGAAAGGCCCACCCTTGGAGACCTTCTCAAAAAGAGCAATGTGCTATAA